The DNA sequence GtccaaaaaatgtaaaagtttTTTCAACGATATTATATCAATATCTAGAAGAAATCGGAtgatatataaacataaatgATGTTATCAGTGGAAAATGTAGttcctctttttttaaatattttatcttagaaacatatttattttaaaatttttaatttgcattttctaACCGAAAAAATCACCTTTATTAGCTTATGGTCCTCCTCAACTTAAAAAAcaatatagaaattaaaagcataaCACAATAATGTACTGTAGTTATTTCATTAGCCGACATATCCTACAATCAGCTAGGCAGTTAGTTAGTTCTGCGTGTCTTCAAGATTTAAATTGTATTGTAAACTATTTCTCAATTTCTTCgtattagttatttttctttggaaccctatagttgaatcatttccaatatatagtaactttattctctttttttactttgctctcttactttattttttctattttatttattttctatttttttccctctcttacttttttatctatttatttaacacacttaATATTCCTTTCTTAAAAGTTTCCGCCCAACTATATGGGAACGAATGAagtaatttactttatttttgataTACCTCTCTTCCGACTCTTATTACtttgatactccctctattttttaaaaatatcaactctttctattttagtccattctttaaaaataacaacttttaaattttctttcttagaAAATCTTACACCcctatacatcaatttatttaccacttaTACCACTACAATTAACAACTTAAAGTGGACCACATgatccactaacattaatttcattacttttttctcttcctctttactttaccaatttttctcccctctctcttacttctcaaattatgtattaaattgtTGTTTCAAACCTCCTTATTTTTAAAAgcggaggaagtaatataGACCCAAAATTTcctaaaaaatcataaaattggtcaaattttgtttaatcttttaaattcgaaatcagccaattatatattactataactTTGATAGTTTTCTTACTTAATTATCACTATTTGATtgatatatgaaaattattatcCGGACAAAATATTCGGTGACGTAATTGATGTCGTTTTAAAATCATTTGGCATCATGTCTTTAATTTTCACACATGTACATGTTATATCGATAAATTAAAAACGTAGTACAATGAAAGTTTTTGCCATGAGACAatggagaaaaatatcaaagttatggtatatttgattatttttaagaCTATGAAATTgaccaaaatttgaccaatataaatttttttggcaatttaccttaatataaaatacacaaaacatttttttattttaataaaagacaaattgaatatttatatgcTCAAACAATGCACAAGTAAGGTTATTTTCAGATAATACATATTCACACGCTTGCAACACATCTGCgtaaagataaaaaagtaaaaacaattgAATTCGGATTTCGAAAATTCATTAACGAGAAGGGAAATGATAAGGAAGGTGCGGGAACACAATCGGGCATGGAATGGGGCCATTGGGATGACTGTGGAGTGACAATATAAAGATGATAGAAGTGAAGATGTGAGAGGTTGAAAAGACGAGGAGAGGGTTGGGGTGGCATCGATTTTATAGCATCGTCGATTATTCAAAacttttattactccatccaatctacaaaattgatattttttgggatgtcaagattaaatacacaattgataaagtgtAAGAATGAAACGAAAAAGGCCAAAGGAAGTAGTACAAATGTCCAAACATATTCCCTAGTTTTTTCTACAATTCTAGTTTATTTTCCCAATTTGTAAATTCTTACCtatttagatatttaatggaatgtagttttatactccataatacTAATTATTACTCCTTATGTTCTACAGTAATAATTggctcatttaataaaaatagatgtagactattttatgaaatatatcaaaataaaaagaatgtttatttttatatagtatgcaTGAtagaaggagtattatttttattaaatgaatcgctagccgaccattgtggatgctctaatggaGACAAAACTTTTCGACCggagttaaaaaaattgtgttaggtgagttaaataaagaaataataaagtggaagttgagagatgaagagagagaaaaagtcgAGAGAAGAAAGTAgaagtggaaaaatgtgttgtaaaattcttacatatttagatatttaatggagtatagttttatataatactaattattaCTCATTCCGTTCTACTGTAATTggatcatttttatttattaatggagtaataaatagaaagtggagagagtaatataaCGAGACTCGTTTAATAAAAGTAGATGTAGActattttatggaatataccaaaataaaaagaatgtttatttttatacgtATGAtagaaggagtattatttttaataaatgaatcaTGCATCAACATTACACTACTTCCTCTctacaaagattgtcccatttttccatttcattccgtcccataaagtttgtcccattcacttttactatttttagtatgactcatattccactaattattTCCtcctcatattttattataaaattaatatataaaagtaggagtcacatttcactaactttttcaactcacttttcattacatttcttaaaacccgtgtccggtcaaagtgagacaatctttgtgggacggaggaagtataaaattagaaatacaCCTAAATAGGTGGATgtagattattaatttttctattcttttctttttaaactggatgtactaatatttttaaaactactacctccgtccccaaaatttgctacactttgaccatGCTGGGTTttagaaatgtaatggaaagtaagttgaaaaagttgatgggatgtgggtcctacttttaaagtattagttttataataaaatgttaagtAGAATGGGGACAGATATAGTAACATTTAATTACGTGCGGAGTGATTATAAAAGCTGgatgtaattatttttgttgtattgaatgaggcattttttatgatttactCCACCTATTTAAAAACCTTCCATAGTAACATTCCATGCATGAGTACTCCCATTTTTACAATTACTTCCATTTCAATTCTCTACAACTCACCTTTAAATCCTTCTCCTCCCAATtcccatcatcatcatcgtccaAACAAGCCTACCAACTGTTCGATGTTTTGACCTCTGCAACGACTAACAATGGCGGTCGAAATCTTCTTCCCCGACAGCCCCAGTGCCGAGCTGATCAGCCCTCGAATCTCATTCTCCCACGATCTCCGAAACGACGCCGTTCCAATCGAGCACTACGTCCCTTCGTCTTCCTCCTCCAGCATCGACTTCGACTTCTGCGTTTTCCGCGACGAATCGTCCTCCGCCGACGAGCTCTTCTCCGACGGCAAAATCCTCCCGATCGAAATCAAAAAGCGATCGCCACCGTCGATTCTCAGATCGGAGGCACCTCCGCTTCCCCCGCCGCCGCGGATGAATCCGACGATTTCCGGTTCGGAGAAGCAGAATCCGAGGCCGGCGACGTCGTTTTGGCGGTTCAAGCGGAGCGCGAGCTTGAACTGCGGCAGCGGCTACGCGAGGACGCTGTGCCCGCTGCCGCTTCTGTCGCGCAGCAACTCGACCGGGTCCACGGCTAGCGTGAAGCGGAGTAATCAGAAGCAGAATTTTCAGAAATGCGCGTTGCCAAACAGCGCCTTGAAGGAGTTTCCGTCAAGTAACTACCGTAAACCGCCGGCGAAGAAGGTCGGCTACTATTCGTACAATGGCGCCGTTAAAGTTAACCCCGTTTTGAACGTTCCGTCTGCGAATCTGTTTGGGTTGGGCTCTATATTTTCCGGTGGAAGGGATAAGGGCAAGAAGAAGggattctttttaatttagattttaataatttttccaTGCTTAGCACAAAAAAAagctattaaaaaaataaaatgtttaatgAGGAAAATAAGATTTGCATATTTACAGGTGAAATTTGTCATAGAAATTGgctgttttattttaatcttctttttccttcaCATTATTGTCATTTTGTTTGTCATAGAGTTAAAACTAGGAGTTTATACACAGTTGGGTTCGGGCTATTGGATCTTAACGTATTTATTTCATGTTCGGATCTTAAGATTGAAATCCACAATTATAGTCATATGGACAATCACATAATAAAGAATTATAGTCATCTCCTTTAACAAAGTTAATCTGagattaattactttttctattaAATTAGGAGTATTTGAGcaaattattaaatacatataatgtGTACACAATTATGTTTTTCATTCcaatcaaacaatttatttttcatcgTGATTGAATCTTTACTTTGTACTATCTTGCTATCATTTAGAACAATACAATGACACCTTAGTGTAGTTGCAATGCCCTAATTAAATTCACAGTTGCGGCCAATCGAATTTagtgggtttttgcttgatacTTGGAGATGTATTTGCATTCTTTGACAACCTATTTAGATAAACTTCATTCTTGTATACTACTAGGTTTTTGATTTGATATAGTATTTGTTAAACCACAACGTATAAGGGCATCCAACGCGGCTCGATTTGTTTCGGTCTCGTCTCGAGCGAGACGAGACATTCGTCGCGCGACGTGTCCGGAAGAGGCCGGCCTTGAGCTGGCGAGACGACGGCGCGGCCACATGGCGCGCGCTAAGCgatggcgtgacgcccactcgccggcccgcgagtgggcgtcgaaattatgacgtcataattttttttttaaatcgaaaattcaaaaaaaaaattgtaaattttaattttgtattttgtattttttgggcgcatgaatagttaagagatgagacgattatgagacggataagagacggCGTTGCAGATGGCCTAATCAATTATCTAGAATATAGGTCccacaaatattattagtgtGGAATTAAATCTTATACAACAACATCATTTGATTGATAATGGTGATGGACTAGAAAGAGCAATTAAAAATGTCTTTGAGTGAGTTTACCAGTTTTGGTTGTCAGTTGTCATACACCAACCTATTTATGGCAAgcttaatcaaaattattgaagCTTAATAATGACCATCACCATGGATGGACTCTAGATCACAAACATTTAAAAGCTCTCACCTGCCAgctaattttatgtattcatattttcattacCTCTCTTTGAAGTCTATATGCCgttaaattacatatatagtagtatatcataATATCAAGCATGTAAGAAAATGTATGTATGTAACATAATTGATCATCATGGCAAATGCATATATACGACTCATTGCCAAAATTCTAGATTTATTTAGTAAGAGTAAAATGGTAGTAAGATActctcaaattttaaaatagatagGAAGTTTGTAGTATGATCTAGGAAAGAATTGTACATGCTAATCGCATTTATGTCACTACATGGTTTTATATATAGGGATACACgtagtaataaaatgcaaactctatagtacaaactccaaactatgatcgaatcgttagaaaatatcaacgataacaaaataatagcaacaaaaaatgtcacacggtttcaacacaatgtcaatagcatcaaccgttgacactgtgttgacattttattgctattatt is a window from the Salvia hispanica cultivar TCC Black 2014 chromosome 1, UniMelb_Shisp_WGS_1.0, whole genome shotgun sequence genome containing:
- the LOC125195983 gene encoding uncharacterized protein LOC125195983, with product MAVEIFFPDSPSAELISPRISFSHDLRNDAVPIEHYVPSSSSSSIDFDFCVFRDESSSADELFSDGKILPIEIKKRSPPSILRSEAPPLPPPPRMNPTISGSEKQNPRPATSFWRFKRSASLNCGSGYARTLCPLPLLSRSNSTGSTASVKRSNQKQNFQKCALPNSALKEFPSSNYRKPPAKKVGYYSYNGAVKVNPVLNVPSANLFGLGSIFSGGRDKGKKKGFFLI